In a single window of the Drosophila albomicans strain 15112-1751.03 chromosome 3, ASM965048v2, whole genome shotgun sequence genome:
- the LOC117567071 gene encoding organic cation transporter protein isoform X1, translating into MGSSTEAPPPATPATTTTTPTIDIQNPSLNTKADPDEITLDSILKHIGQFGRFQLVIFLLICLPMMFHAMFSVTYVFTAGTVVHRCNITECDGPDSRYEEPWTEYSIPKNGKDMDRCNRYENAQLSSWNQSQDICTLDNYNSQKIESCPNNEFVFYNEEITISNDFGIYCDDEWKLSLVGTINNLGQFFGIPLGGLVADRYGRSFSIALGGTLGAILGIVRSFSPSYVWFLIFEFLDNMTSSTLYSTCFVIGIELVGPKRRVLACSVITIFYAVGEVALAMFAKTFLNWRSLLQIAYGPSFILVAYFWILPESVRWLLSVGKEERAKNILRKAATVNKRKLSESVLDKLVIANQEKLQQSEESKFPIREAFKNFKWRIANCSLCWIVHVLVYYGLSLNVVLLDGDKYNNFAFIALVEIPGFFLPLLIMDRFGRRYSLCGLMLLSGICCIGTIFVAGDENVWQLVLFLIGKLTITASFQVLYFFASEIFPTNLRNSLLSFCSMMGRFGSMLAPQTPLLAKYYSNAPAILFACAAIFSGLLTLFFPETTNLVLPTTLKEADAIGVKKKPSQGKELNLSA; encoded by the exons ATGGGCAGCAGCACCGAAGCACCACCGCCGGCAACaccagccacaacaacaacaacacccacgatcgatatacaaaatccTTCGTTGAATACCAAAGCTGATCCTGATGAAATTACGCTCGATTCCATACTGAAGCATATTGGACAATTCGGACGCTTTCAGCTGGTCATCTTTCTGCTGATCTGTTTGCCAATGATGTTTCATGCCATGTTCTCCGTGACGTATGTTTTCACGGCTGGCACTGTGGTGCACAG ATGTAATATTACAGAGTGTGATGGACCCGATAGCCGATATGAGGAGCCGTGGACAGAGTATAGCATACCAAAGAATGGCAAGGATATGGATAGATGTAATCGCTATGAAAATGCTCAACTTTCCAGCTGGAATCAATCGCAGGATATTTGTACACTCGATAATTATAATAGTCAGAAAATCGAGAGTTGTCCCAACAATGAGTTCGTTTTCTACAACGAAGAAATTACGATTTCCAATGAC tttggTATTTACTGCGACGATGAATGGAAACTATCACTTGTGGGCACAATCAACAATCTCGGACAATTCTTTGGAATACCCCTTGGAGGTCTGGTGGCTGATCG CTATGGACGCAGCTTCTCCATTGCATTGGGTGGCACTTTGGGTGCCATTCTGGGTATTGTGCGCTCCTTCTCGCCCAGCTATGTTTGGTTCCTGATCTTTGAGTTTCTCGACAACATGACGAGCAGCACGCTCTACTCAACGTGCTTCGTCATTGGCATTGAACTAGTGGGCCCCAAGCGTCGTGTGCTGGCCTGCAGCGTCATCACAATCTTTTATGCAGTGGGCGAAGTGGCCTTGGCCATGTTTGCCAAGACCTTTCTCAATTGGCGAAGCCTGCTGCAAATCGCCTATGGACCATCGTTCATATTGGTCGCCTACTTTTGGATTCTGCCCGAGAGCGTGCGCTGGCTGTTGAGCGTGGGCAAGGAGGAGCGTGCCAAGAATATTCTCCGCAAAGCTGCCACGGTGAATAAGCGCAAGTTGTCGGAGAGTGTGCTGGACAAATTGGTTATAGCCAATCAGGAGAAACTGCAACAGTCCGAGGAGAGTAAGTTCCCCATTCGCGAGGCATTCAAAAACTTCAAATGGCGCATTGCCAACTGCTCCTTGTGCTGGATCGTTCATGTGCTTGTCTACTATGGACTCAGCTTGAATGTGGTGCTGCTGGATGGCGACAAGTACAATAATTTCGCATTCATAGCGCTCGTCGAGATTCCTGGCTTCTTTTTGCCTCTGCTAATCATGGATCGCTTTGGCAGACGTTACTCTTTGTGCGGTTTAATGCTTCTCAGTGGCATCTGCTGCATTGGCACCATATTTGTTGCCGGAGATGAGAATGTCTGGCAGCTTGTGCTCTTCTTGATTGGCAAGCTGACCATCACGGCCAGTTTTCAGGTTCTCTACTTCTTTGCCTCGGAGATCTTTCCGACCAATCTCAGAAATAGTCTGCTCAGCTTCTGCTCGATGATGGGAAGATTTGGTTCAATGCTTGCACCACAGACTCCCCTGCTG GCCAAGTATTATTCGAATGCTCCCGCCATTCTGTTTGCCTGCGCTGCCATCTTCAGCGGGTTGCTAACTCTCTTCTTCCCCGAGACAACAAATCTTGTGTTGCCCACAACGTTAAAGGAAGCGGATGCCATTGGAGTCAAGAAGAAGCCATCGCAGGGCAAAGAACTCAACTTATCTGCATAG
- the LOC117567071 gene encoding organic cation transporter protein isoform X2 translates to MDRCNRYENAQLSSWNQSQDICTLDNYNSQKIESCPNNEFVFYNEEITISNDFGIYCDDEWKLSLVGTINNLGQFFGIPLGGLVADRYGRSFSIALGGTLGAILGIVRSFSPSYVWFLIFEFLDNMTSSTLYSTCFVIGIELVGPKRRVLACSVITIFYAVGEVALAMFAKTFLNWRSLLQIAYGPSFILVAYFWILPESVRWLLSVGKEERAKNILRKAATVNKRKLSESVLDKLVIANQEKLQQSEESKFPIREAFKNFKWRIANCSLCWIVHVLVYYGLSLNVVLLDGDKYNNFAFIALVEIPGFFLPLLIMDRFGRRYSLCGLMLLSGICCIGTIFVAGDENVWQLVLFLIGKLTITASFQVLYFFASEIFPTNLRNSLLSFCSMMGRFGSMLAPQTPLLAKYYSNAPAILFACAAIFSGLLTLFFPETTNLVLPTTLKEADAIGVKKKPSQGKELNLSA, encoded by the exons ATGGATAGATGTAATCGCTATGAAAATGCTCAACTTTCCAGCTGGAATCAATCGCAGGATATTTGTACACTCGATAATTATAATAGTCAGAAAATCGAGAGTTGTCCCAACAATGAGTTCGTTTTCTACAACGAAGAAATTACGATTTCCAATGAC tttggTATTTACTGCGACGATGAATGGAAACTATCACTTGTGGGCACAATCAACAATCTCGGACAATTCTTTGGAATACCCCTTGGAGGTCTGGTGGCTGATCG CTATGGACGCAGCTTCTCCATTGCATTGGGTGGCACTTTGGGTGCCATTCTGGGTATTGTGCGCTCCTTCTCGCCCAGCTATGTTTGGTTCCTGATCTTTGAGTTTCTCGACAACATGACGAGCAGCACGCTCTACTCAACGTGCTTCGTCATTGGCATTGAACTAGTGGGCCCCAAGCGTCGTGTGCTGGCCTGCAGCGTCATCACAATCTTTTATGCAGTGGGCGAAGTGGCCTTGGCCATGTTTGCCAAGACCTTTCTCAATTGGCGAAGCCTGCTGCAAATCGCCTATGGACCATCGTTCATATTGGTCGCCTACTTTTGGATTCTGCCCGAGAGCGTGCGCTGGCTGTTGAGCGTGGGCAAGGAGGAGCGTGCCAAGAATATTCTCCGCAAAGCTGCCACGGTGAATAAGCGCAAGTTGTCGGAGAGTGTGCTGGACAAATTGGTTATAGCCAATCAGGAGAAACTGCAACAGTCCGAGGAGAGTAAGTTCCCCATTCGCGAGGCATTCAAAAACTTCAAATGGCGCATTGCCAACTGCTCCTTGTGCTGGATCGTTCATGTGCTTGTCTACTATGGACTCAGCTTGAATGTGGTGCTGCTGGATGGCGACAAGTACAATAATTTCGCATTCATAGCGCTCGTCGAGATTCCTGGCTTCTTTTTGCCTCTGCTAATCATGGATCGCTTTGGCAGACGTTACTCTTTGTGCGGTTTAATGCTTCTCAGTGGCATCTGCTGCATTGGCACCATATTTGTTGCCGGAGATGAGAATGTCTGGCAGCTTGTGCTCTTCTTGATTGGCAAGCTGACCATCACGGCCAGTTTTCAGGTTCTCTACTTCTTTGCCTCGGAGATCTTTCCGACCAATCTCAGAAATAGTCTGCTCAGCTTCTGCTCGATGATGGGAAGATTTGGTTCAATGCTTGCACCACAGACTCCCCTGCTG GCCAAGTATTATTCGAATGCTCCCGCCATTCTGTTTGCCTGCGCTGCCATCTTCAGCGGGTTGCTAACTCTCTTCTTCCCCGAGACAACAAATCTTGTGTTGCCCACAACGTTAAAGGAAGCGGATGCCATTGGAGTCAAGAAGAAGCCATCGCAGGGCAAAGAACTCAACTTATCTGCATAG
- the LOC117567070 gene encoding DNA polymerase eta isoform X1 yields MSSSTRAFVGMQNKYDRVVLLVDMDCFFCQVEVKQQPEYQGKPLAVVQYNAWRGGGIIAVNYAARAKGVTRHMRGDEAKALCHDIILCRVPNIREKADTSKYRDAGKEVANVLQRFTQLLERASVDEAYLDITETVNQRVEQLQTGAFALQPQELVNCHAVGYDNIGEYVNKITNRFANPYMDDERFMLSYDPNDLPAVRQSDLRLLIGACIAGEVRAAVKAETGYECSAGIAHNKILAKLAAGMNKPNKQTILPLAEIPALFDQLPVGKIKGMGGKFGETVCETLGVKFLGQVLKYSESELQRKLDDKSGTWLHNIARGIDLEAVTPRFYSKSIGCCKKFPGRNNITGLKTLQHWLSELASEINDRLEKDFIENNRKAKQMVVQYVQDIDGNEVASSRSTAITQSDQETLTKQALELIKANTKTFLRVGSESALNNAIKFLGISVGKFESASNAQNSLQTMFANQAAKKRRISVEDGVEKVIEKVIVEQKPKQTDEAKMKGFFANYLQSKKSETKIVNEAEGEAKESESNGVDPEPQISTAEVEDVAPQKKSFFEQYKRKLIEVSVPKEATEEKAAPISTPPEFKGSFFAKYLQQRKEEKKSTEQLNKSSEDDDSADMQGLAAELDEIESSAQEQPESEKQPSTSKRKFEQVNSSDSVPNSDYKSSYAEFAMPEIRGDLIKMIKCDECDAQIPDDIKALQTHRDHHFAQQLSRQLRVEQREEMQRSRLETTTTASPSPTAKAAPSKKSKKSAGTTAATTTVKPVNSITKFLTAKQPEPPASSSGVQMELCSECKAYIKSVDMPEHLDYHIAKKLQRELNQLEVRTITTSSNKKISPAAKKQMSSTLNSTPGNKSITQFFSQSN; encoded by the exons aTGAGTAGCTCAACACGTGCCTTTGTTGgcatgcaaaacaaatacgaTCGCGTCGTCCTCCTGGTGGATATGGATTGTTTCTTCTGCCAAGTCGAGGTAAAACAACAACCCGAATACCAAGGTAAACCTTTAGCTGTCGTTCAATACAATGCCTGGCGTGGAGGCGGCATCATTGCCGTTAACTATGCTGCTCGCGCCAAAGGTGTTACGCGACATATGCGAGGCGATGAGGCCAAGGCACTATGTCACGATATCATCCTCTGCCGGGTGCCGAATATCCGTGAGAAGGCCGATACAAGCAAATACCGTGATGCGGGTAAGGAAGTGGCCAATGTCCTGCAACGTTTCACTCAGCTGCTGGAACGCGCTTCGGTGGATGAAGCTTATTTAGACATCACTGAAACCGTTAACCAGCGTGTGGAGCAGCTGCAGACG GGAGCCTTTGCACTGCAGCCACAGGAACTGGTCAATTGTCACGCCGTTGGCTATGATAACATCGGAGAGTATGTGAATAAGATCACTAATCGATTTGCCAATCCCTATATGGATGATGAGCGCTTTATGCTCTCCTACGATCCCAATGATTTGCCTGCCGTGCGGCAAAGCGATCTGCGTCTCTTGATTGGCGCTTGTATTGCTGGTGAAGTGCGTGCTGCAGTCAAAGCGGAGACTGGCTACGAATGCTCCGCTGGCATTGCACACAATAAAATTCTTGCGAAACTGGCGGCTGGAATGAATAAACCCAATAAGCAGACCATTCTACCACTGGCAGAGATTCCTGCGCTGTTTGACCAGCTGCCCGTAGGAAAAATTAAGGGCATGGGTGGCAAATTTGGCGAGACAGTTTGCGAGACGCTGGGTGTTAAGTTTCTCGGCCAGGTGCTCAAGTACAGCGAATCGGAACTGCAACGCAAGTTGGATGATAAGAGCGG CACATGGTTACACAACATTGCGCGAGGCATTGATTTGGAAGCCGTCACACCACGTTTCTACTCCAAAAGTATCGGATGCTGCAAAAAGTTTCCTGGTCGCAACAACATCACGGGTCTCAAGACCTTGCAGCATTGGCTAAGCGAACTGGCAAGCGAGATCAATGATCGATTGGAGAAGGATTTCATTGAAAACAATCGCAAGGCGAAGCAAATGGTTGTGCAGTATGTGCAGGACATTGATGGCAACGAAGTGGCTAGCTCTCGTTCCACAGCCATTACGCAGAGCGATCAGGAGACGCTGACTAAACAAGCCTTGGAGCTGATAAAAGCCAATACAAAGACATTTCTTCGCGTTGGGAGTGAATCCGCCCTCAACAATGCTATTAAATTCTTGGGCATCAGCGTGGGGAAATTTGAAAGCGCATCAAATGCACAGAATAGTCTACAAACAATGTTCGCCAATCAGGCAGCCAAGAAGCGTCGCATCAGCGTGGAGGACGGTGTAGAAAAAGTGATTGAAAAAGTGATCGTGGAGCAGAAACCTAAGCAAACTGATGAGGCTAAAATGAAGGGATTTTTTGCGAACTATTTGCAATCaaagaaaagcgaaacaaaaattgttaatgaaGCCGAAGGAGAAGCTAAAGAATCGGAATCGAATGGTGTTGACCCAGAGCCACAAATAAGTACAGCAGAAGTCGAGGATGTTGCTCCACAAAAGAAAAGCTTCTTTGAACAATACAAGCGTAAACTTATTGAAGTCTCTGTTCCAAAAGAAGCAACAGAAGAGAAAGCTGCTCCAATTTCCACACCACCTGAATTTAAGGGGAGTTTctttgccaaatatttgcagcaGCGCAAAGAGGAAAAGAAATCAACGGAGCAATTGAATAAGTCATCTGAGGATGATGACTCGGCTGATATGCAAGGATTGGCAGCCGAGCTAGACGAGATCGAATCAAGTGCTCAAGAGCAACCAGAGTCTGAGAAGCAGCCCTCAACATCGAAACGTAAATTCGAACAGGTTAATTCCAGCGATTCAGTACCAAACAGCGACTACAAGAGCAGCTATGCCGAATTTGCAATGCCAGAGATACGCGGCGATCTAATCAAGATGATAAAATGCGATGAGTGTGATGCTCAAATACCCGACGATATCAAAGCATTGCAAACGCATCGTGATCATCACTTTGCCCAACAGTTGAGCCGTCAGCTGCGCGTCGAACAGCGTGAAGAAATGCAACGAAGTCGACTTGAAACCACAACTACAGCGTCTCCATCACCTACAGCAAAGGCAGCGCCATCTAAGAAATCAAAGAAAAGTGCCGgaacaacagcggcaacaactaCAGTAAAGCCTGTCAATAGTATAACGAAATTTTTAACCGCCAAACAACCCGAACCTCCTGCGAGTTCCAGTGGAGTGCAAATGGAACTCTGCTCAGAGTGCAAGGCATACATTAAAAGTGTGGATATGCCAGAGCATTTGGATTATCATATTGCTAAGAAATTACAGCGTGAACTCAACCAGTTGGAGGTGCGTACCATAACTACCtcgagcaacaaaaaaatatctcCAGCTGCCAAGAAACAGATGAGTAGCACCCTCAATTCCACACCAGGTAACAAATCCATTACACAATTCTTTTCCCAGAGCAATTGA
- the LOC117567070 gene encoding DNA polymerase eta isoform X2 has product MPGVEAASLPLTMLLAPKVLRDICEAMRPRHYVTISSSAGCRISVRRPIQANTVMRGAFALQPQELVNCHAVGYDNIGEYVNKITNRFANPYMDDERFMLSYDPNDLPAVRQSDLRLLIGACIAGEVRAAVKAETGYECSAGIAHNKILAKLAAGMNKPNKQTILPLAEIPALFDQLPVGKIKGMGGKFGETVCETLGVKFLGQVLKYSESELQRKLDDKSGTWLHNIARGIDLEAVTPRFYSKSIGCCKKFPGRNNITGLKTLQHWLSELASEINDRLEKDFIENNRKAKQMVVQYVQDIDGNEVASSRSTAITQSDQETLTKQALELIKANTKTFLRVGSESALNNAIKFLGISVGKFESASNAQNSLQTMFANQAAKKRRISVEDGVEKVIEKVIVEQKPKQTDEAKMKGFFANYLQSKKSETKIVNEAEGEAKESESNGVDPEPQISTAEVEDVAPQKKSFFEQYKRKLIEVSVPKEATEEKAAPISTPPEFKGSFFAKYLQQRKEEKKSTEQLNKSSEDDDSADMQGLAAELDEIESSAQEQPESEKQPSTSKRKFEQVNSSDSVPNSDYKSSYAEFAMPEIRGDLIKMIKCDECDAQIPDDIKALQTHRDHHFAQQLSRQLRVEQREEMQRSRLETTTTASPSPTAKAAPSKKSKKSAGTTAATTTVKPVNSITKFLTAKQPEPPASSSGVQMELCSECKAYIKSVDMPEHLDYHIAKKLQRELNQLEVRTITTSSNKKISPAAKKQMSSTLNSTPGNKSITQFFSQSN; this is encoded by the exons ATGCCTGGCGTGGAGGCGGCATCATTGCCGTTAACTATGCTGCTCGCGCCAAAGGTGTTACGCGACATATGCGAGGCGATGAGGCCAAGGCACTATGTCACGATATCATCCTCTGCCGGGTGCCGAATATCCGTGAGAAGGCCGATACAAGCAAATACCGTGATGCGG GGAGCCTTTGCACTGCAGCCACAGGAACTGGTCAATTGTCACGCCGTTGGCTATGATAACATCGGAGAGTATGTGAATAAGATCACTAATCGATTTGCCAATCCCTATATGGATGATGAGCGCTTTATGCTCTCCTACGATCCCAATGATTTGCCTGCCGTGCGGCAAAGCGATCTGCGTCTCTTGATTGGCGCTTGTATTGCTGGTGAAGTGCGTGCTGCAGTCAAAGCGGAGACTGGCTACGAATGCTCCGCTGGCATTGCACACAATAAAATTCTTGCGAAACTGGCGGCTGGAATGAATAAACCCAATAAGCAGACCATTCTACCACTGGCAGAGATTCCTGCGCTGTTTGACCAGCTGCCCGTAGGAAAAATTAAGGGCATGGGTGGCAAATTTGGCGAGACAGTTTGCGAGACGCTGGGTGTTAAGTTTCTCGGCCAGGTGCTCAAGTACAGCGAATCGGAACTGCAACGCAAGTTGGATGATAAGAGCGG CACATGGTTACACAACATTGCGCGAGGCATTGATTTGGAAGCCGTCACACCACGTTTCTACTCCAAAAGTATCGGATGCTGCAAAAAGTTTCCTGGTCGCAACAACATCACGGGTCTCAAGACCTTGCAGCATTGGCTAAGCGAACTGGCAAGCGAGATCAATGATCGATTGGAGAAGGATTTCATTGAAAACAATCGCAAGGCGAAGCAAATGGTTGTGCAGTATGTGCAGGACATTGATGGCAACGAAGTGGCTAGCTCTCGTTCCACAGCCATTACGCAGAGCGATCAGGAGACGCTGACTAAACAAGCCTTGGAGCTGATAAAAGCCAATACAAAGACATTTCTTCGCGTTGGGAGTGAATCCGCCCTCAACAATGCTATTAAATTCTTGGGCATCAGCGTGGGGAAATTTGAAAGCGCATCAAATGCACAGAATAGTCTACAAACAATGTTCGCCAATCAGGCAGCCAAGAAGCGTCGCATCAGCGTGGAGGACGGTGTAGAAAAAGTGATTGAAAAAGTGATCGTGGAGCAGAAACCTAAGCAAACTGATGAGGCTAAAATGAAGGGATTTTTTGCGAACTATTTGCAATCaaagaaaagcgaaacaaaaattgttaatgaaGCCGAAGGAGAAGCTAAAGAATCGGAATCGAATGGTGTTGACCCAGAGCCACAAATAAGTACAGCAGAAGTCGAGGATGTTGCTCCACAAAAGAAAAGCTTCTTTGAACAATACAAGCGTAAACTTATTGAAGTCTCTGTTCCAAAAGAAGCAACAGAAGAGAAAGCTGCTCCAATTTCCACACCACCTGAATTTAAGGGGAGTTTctttgccaaatatttgcagcaGCGCAAAGAGGAAAAGAAATCAACGGAGCAATTGAATAAGTCATCTGAGGATGATGACTCGGCTGATATGCAAGGATTGGCAGCCGAGCTAGACGAGATCGAATCAAGTGCTCAAGAGCAACCAGAGTCTGAGAAGCAGCCCTCAACATCGAAACGTAAATTCGAACAGGTTAATTCCAGCGATTCAGTACCAAACAGCGACTACAAGAGCAGCTATGCCGAATTTGCAATGCCAGAGATACGCGGCGATCTAATCAAGATGATAAAATGCGATGAGTGTGATGCTCAAATACCCGACGATATCAAAGCATTGCAAACGCATCGTGATCATCACTTTGCCCAACAGTTGAGCCGTCAGCTGCGCGTCGAACAGCGTGAAGAAATGCAACGAAGTCGACTTGAAACCACAACTACAGCGTCTCCATCACCTACAGCAAAGGCAGCGCCATCTAAGAAATCAAAGAAAAGTGCCGgaacaacagcggcaacaactaCAGTAAAGCCTGTCAATAGTATAACGAAATTTTTAACCGCCAAACAACCCGAACCTCCTGCGAGTTCCAGTGGAGTGCAAATGGAACTCTGCTCAGAGTGCAAGGCATACATTAAAAGTGTGGATATGCCAGAGCATTTGGATTATCATATTGCTAAGAAATTACAGCGTGAACTCAACCAGTTGGAGGTGCGTACCATAACTACCtcgagcaacaaaaaaatatctcCAGCTGCCAAGAAACAGATGAGTAGCACCCTCAATTCCACACCAGGTAACAAATCCATTACACAATTCTTTTCCCAGAGCAATTGA